A stretch of DNA from Gottschalkia acidurici 9a:
TTTAAATATCAGCTAGAAAATCAAGATGTTTATATACAAAGCCTAATGTTACCAGAAGTAATAAACTTAAGTCAAAAAGAAATAGATTTAGTAAGAGAAAATCTAAGTACTTTTACAAAATTAGGTTTCAATATGGAGGAATTCGGTAATAACGCTATAATTCTTAGAGGTGTTCCTCTAGTATTTGGAAATCCAAATTCTAAAACCTTGCTATTGGATATAATAGATAATTTAGAAGATGGAGTGAAAAGCAACTATGACTTACTATTAGAAAAAATAATGAAATTAGCCTGTACGAGTGCCATAAAGGCAAAAGATAATATAGAAGATATAGAAATTGAAAAACTCATGGAAGACTTAGAGCTTACAGAAGAGCCTTTTACTTGTCCTCATGGAAGACCTATAATTATAGAAATAACAAATTACGAATTAGAAAAGAAATTTAAAAGAACTTAATAAAGGATGATTATATGGAAAATAAAAAACCATTATTTATTTTGGTAGGTCCAACCGCTATTGGAAAAACTAGCTTATCCATAGAGCTTGCTAAAAGACTAAATGGTGAAATTATATCTGCTGACTCTATGCAAATATATAAGTATATGGATATTGGAACTGCAAAAATAAAAGATGAGGAAAAAGAAGGCATAGATCATTACTTAATAGATGAAGTATGTCCAGATGAAGAATTTTCTGTTTCTGATTTTCAAGATAGAGCTTGTAATTATATTGAGATAATCTCACAGAAAAACAAACTTCCAATGGTAGTTGGTGGTACTGGATTATATATAAATTCACTAATTTATGACTTGGATTTTTCTAATGCTGTGTCAAACTGGAGCTTAAGAGAAGAGTATACTAATAAGGCTAGTGTATATGGTAATAAATATATATTTGATGAGTTGAAAAAAGTAGACCCTGAGTCCGCACAAAGACTGCATATAAACGATACTAAGAGAATTATAAGAGCGTTAGAAATATATCATGAAACTGGAAAACCTATGTCTGAATTTTATAAGGATTTTAGACAGCCTAGCAATAAATTTAAAATAGTTATGGTTGGGCTAAATATGGATAGAGATGAACTATACAATCGAATAAACAAAAGAGTTGACATCATGATATCTGATGGACTTATAAATGAGGTGAAAGTTCTCCTAGATAAGGGTTATAGCGAAAAGTTAACGTCTATGAAAGGAATAGGTTATAAAGAAATTATAAAATATTTGAACGGAGAATATTCACTAGAAGAAGCTATAGATACTTTGAAAAGAGAATCTAGGAGATATGCTAAAAGGCAATTAACGTGGTTCAGGAGAGAAAAAGATATGTATTGGATCAATATAGATGAATTCAAAACTAAAGATGAAATATTAAATAATATTATCAATTATATAAAGGAGAGTTTAAATATAAGTAGAATATAGATAATTAATTGGGGGGAATAACTTTGAAAAATATAGTCAACTTACAAACTACTTTTTTAAACAAAGTAAGAAAAGAAAATATAATTATTACTATCTATTTATCTAATGGATATCAATTAAAAGGTCGAGTTCAAGGTTTTGATAATTATACAATAGTCCTTGATATTGATGGTAAACAACAAGTTATATATAAGCATGCTATTTTAACTATGTCACCTGCTAGAAACGTAGATTTCCAATAATTTAAAACAAAATTATTTCTCTATGAAGATTCTAAAAAGTCTTAACTTTAAATTTAAAGTTAAGACTTTTTTTATTTGAGTATTTTTTTGGATGACAACTAATATATATTATAGTAGTTTCAGAGGTGATTATTATGGACAATGAAGTTTTAAACTTATATAGAGCAGGTAAAGTTTCTTTAAACGAAGTGTTAGAGAGTATGTCTTCAAATAATAAATATTACGATAAAAATGAATCTAAAGTTAAAACAATGGAGAAATCTAAAATAGATATTGAAAAAGAAAAGTTAAAATCAATTACATTAGAATTTGATAGTCTTATAGGTCTTACAAATGTAAAATCATTAGTTAAGGAAATTCAAGCATTTATAGAAATACAACGAAAACGTGAGAATGAGCAATTAATCGCAGAACCAGTTGTTTTACATATGATATTTAGAGGAAATCCTGGCACTGGTAAAACTACTGTAGCTAGAATAATAGGAAAAATGTTTAAAGAGATGGGATTACTAAAAAATGGACACTTGGTTGAAATTGAAAGAGCAAATTTGGTTGGAGAGTATATAGGTCATACAGCCGGTAAAGTAAAAAAAGAAATTAAAAGAGCGCTAGGAGGTATTCTTTTCATAGATGAAGCATATTCACTAGCTAGGGGTGGTGAAAAAGATTTTGGAAAAGAAGCTATAGATGCTTTAGTTAAGGCTATGGAAGATCATAAAGATGAATTAATACTTATTCTAGCAGGTTACGGTGATGAGATGGATTTATTCTTAGATAGCAATCCTGGTCTTAGATCTCGTTTTCCTATTAATCTAGACTTTAAAGATTATAGTATAAGTGAGTTAATAGAAATAGCAAAAAAAATATCATGTGAAAAAGAATACAAATTAACGGATGAAGCAATAAATAAACTGAAACGTGTATTAGCACAGAAGCCGGATTCTAGAACCAATGGAAACGCAAGATTAGTTAGGAATATTATTGAAAGATCTTTTAGAAAGCAGGCTGTAAGATTACAAAATAAAAAGAATCTTAATAGAGAAGATTTAATGTTAATTATAGACGATGATATACAAGGAGATGACGTATATTGAAAAATGCTATTATAATAGGAAAAACTAATGTAGGTAAATCTTTGTTTCTCGTTAATTTTGCTGAATATTTAGGCTATGAAAAAGTATATATTACCATAGAGTATCCAGACGGAAAAAAACTTAATAAGCAAATGTCTACGGAGCTTGCTAAAAAATATCTATCATCAAGTAAAGATTATAAAACTCGAGCATTACAATCTCTAGATATAAAACTACCTGTATATAAAGGAAAGAAAGAAATCAAAGTAGTTGATTCTAGTGGTCTTGCAGATGGAATACATCCTGATATAAGTGTAAGAAACAGCATGATCCAAACTTTAGAAATGCTATTTAGTTCAGATATTATAATACATATAGTTGATGTGACTGATTATTTAGATAGCAATAATCTTTGGAACAATAATATTATTGATCGACAACTAGCTGACTATGGAATACCAAAGTATAAATATTTATTATTGGCTAATAAAATTGATTTGGATGAAAATGAAGATGGGCTTAATAATTTAAGTAAGTTTTTCCCTAAGGTAAAGATAATACCTGTTTCTGCCTTATATAAAAAAGGATTTAAGGAGGTGAAAGATTTTGTTTTTAAATATATATAATTTAAAGCTATTAGTTTGTATATCTATAATATCAATTATTATTAAAATAATTGATAATGTAGTTGACAATGAAGGGTATGTAGATGAAAGTAAACTTTTACCCGAAAAAGGAATACTTCCATATGTAGTTATTATGATGGGTGTTGCTAGTATGCTAAATATAAATATTACAGTATCTTTAATATTTAGTGCCTATATTGTGGGTATGTTTGAAAACTTAAATATGACCTTTTTATTTAGTCTAAAGGGATATCAAGAATCTATCATAGTAGCTATTTTAGGTATTCTATTTATAGGATTTAATGATATGATATCTTCTATATTAGTAATATCATCTATTCAATTGATAGACGATCTGATTGATATGGATAAAGATAGAATTACTCAAAATAAAAATTATGCATTAAAATATGGAATAGTAGAGGTATCTATAGCTACCATTATACTATTTTTAATAGCTCTATTTATGTCTCCAAACAAAACTATAATTTCATTTTTAGTATTTGGAGTTTTTCAGTTTATTGAAAACTTTATAATATGGAGGAGTTTAAATGGAACTAGAAATAGTTAATATATATATATTACTGTCATTATTGTTAGGCTATGCTATAGGCAGAAGAATAGGTGTTAAACAAGGAATAGAAGAAGGTTTAGCATTAGCTCCTTTGAAATTTAAAAAGATATGCTTAATATGAGCAAGTGCCCTATATGTAATAAAGACAATTGAATATAATTTTTCTATATGATACAATACAGAAGAAAAAACAGTAGCAGAGGTGGATATTTTGAATAAGGATACTATAAATATATTATGTAAACAATTTGAGATAGAAAAAGAAGTCATAAATTATATAAATGATAAAGAACAACTAATAAAAAAAGATTTTTTTTCAGATATTGATGATGTAAAAGAATACAATCAATATAAAGTTATAATTGCTATGCAAAAAGCTAAGTTAAACTCTTCGCACTTCGGATGGACTACAGGCTATGGATATGACGATATAGGTAGAGATAAAGTAGAAGAAGTATACTCTTATGTATTTGATACTGAAGATGCCTTAGTAAGACCTACTATTGTATCTGGAACCCATGCCATTACATTAACTCTTTCTGGTATATTGAAGCCTAATGATGAGCTTATATACATAACAGGGAGCCCTTATGATACTTTAAAAAAAGTCATAGGCATAGAAGGTGACATGAGTGGAACTTTAATTGATTATGGTATAAAGTACAAAGAAGTTCCTTTAACTAAAAACAATGAAATGGACATAGACGCTATAATTAACTCTATATCTGAAGATACTAAAATGATAGCTATTCAAAGGTCAACCGGTTATAGTGATAGAAATGCTTTTACTATAGATCAAATAAAGAAATCTATAGATGCAGTAAAAAGATACAATGAAGATATTATAGTTTTTATAGATAATTGCTATGGTGAATTTATAGAGAAACTAGAACCTTCTAACATAGGAGCAGATATAATGGCTGGATCCCTGATTAAAAATCCTGGTGGAGGCCTTGCACTAACAGGAGGATATGTTGTTGGAAGAAAAGATTTAATTGAATTGGTAGCCAATCGAAGTACTGCACCTGGTATTGGAAAAGAATGTGGTCTTACCTTTGGAATGACTAGAACTGTTTTACAAGGCTTATTTTTAGCCCCTCATGTAGTTTCAGAATCTTTAAAAGGCTCTTTATTAACAGCAGCAGTATATAAAGGATTAGGCTTTAGAGTTGTACCAGATCTCTATGACAAAAGAAGTGATATAATACAGGGTATAGAATTTGAATCTAGTGAAAAAATGATTAAATTTTGTCAAGGAATTCAAAGTGCATCACCAGTAGACTCTTATTTTGCACCTATACCTTCTGAAATGCCTGGGTATAAAGATGAAGTTATAATGGCAGCAGGAGCATTCGTTCAAGGGTCATCTATAGAACTTAGTGCTGATGGTCCTGTTAGAGATCCTTTCTTTGCATACTATCAGGGTGGACTTACTTATGAGCATTGTAAGTTAGGTGTAATGAAAAGTTTAAATAATCTATATACCAGTGGACTTGTAAACATAATTTAAATTTGACAAAGCTAATAAAAAACATAACCCTAGTTTAGCGAGATGCTAATCTATAGTTATGTTTTTTATTATAATTTTCTAAACAATCCTATAACCTTACCTAAAATAGTAACTTCTTTGGTTAATATAGGTGCCATTTGGTCATTTTCAGGCTGCAACCTTACAAAATCTTTTTCTTTAAAAAATCTTTTAACTGTAGCTTCTTGATTTAATAGAGCTATAACTATATCTCCATTATCAGCTGTATTTTGCTGATGAACTAAAATAAAATCTCCATCAAATATACCCGCATTTATCATACTCTCTCCTTTTACCCTTAGCATAAAAGGATTATTAGCTCCCTTTAGAAAATTAGCAGGCAAAGGAAATGTATCTTCTATATTTTCTATAGCCAGAATAGGCTCTCCCGCAGTTACAGATCCTACAATTGGAACATCTACAACTTCTTTTTTAGCATATAAAGTGAGGTCTGTATTCTTATCTAAAATTTCTATTGCTCTTGGTTTAGTAGGATCTCTTCTTATGTATCCTCTTTTTTCAATTTTCTCTAAATGTCCATGAACACTAGATGTTGACTTTAAGTCTACAGCTGTACATATTTCTCTCACTGATGGAGGATAGCCCTTAGTCCGAGTTTCTTTTTTTATAAATTCTAATATTTCTATTTGTTTAAAAGACAAATCATCACACATAGTATCAGCACCTCACAATTATAATTTATATCATTATAACATATATTCAAGCAATGTTCAAAACACTTGTTCGATTTTAATTTTTTAAATTCATTGACATCAGCTTATACTTTTATTATAATTGATATAAATACGAACATAGGTTCTGAAAATTTCATTCGTATTTATAGTTTTATAAATAAAGGATATAACATGTTATATATGTTATATATACACATCCCCTTTACATCCCCGAAACAACAAAAGAAGATCAATTTAATAATTGGTCTTCTTTTGTTGTGAAATTTATAAATTTTTCACTATAATTTTTCAGCTATGTCATATATTAATTTTTCTGTTTTTTCCCATCCTAGACAAGGGTCTGTTATAGATTTACCATAAACGTCCGGAGAGTCTTGTCTTCCATCAACTAAATAGCTTTCTATCATAAGTCCTTTTACTAATTTATTTAACGCTGGAGAGTGAAGTTTACTATGAATAACTTCGCTAGCTATTCTAGTTTGTTCATCGAATTTTTTCATTGAATTAGAATGATTTGTATCAATTATAATTGCAGGATTTATGTAACCTCTTTTCTCATATTCCTCAGCAACTAGTGCTAGATTTTCATAGTGATAATTTGGTATGCAATCACCATGTTGATTAACTGCACCACGAAGAATAGCATGAGCTAGTAGGTTTCCAGACGTCTCAACTTCGTATCCATTATATATGAAATTATGAGATATTTGTGCCGCTTTTATAGAGTTAAACATTACACTTATATCTCCACTAGTTGGATTCTTCATACCAGCAGGAATATCCATGCCACTTACAGTTAGTCTATGTTGTTGATTTTCTACAGACCTAGCTCCAATTGCTACATAACTTAAAAGATCAGCAACATAAGGATAATTCTCTGGATAAAGCATTTCATCAGCAGAAGTAAGACCAGATTCTTTTATTGCTCTTATATGAATTTTTCTTATAGATTTTATACCTTCTGTTACATTAGGTTTTTCATTAGGATCAGGCTGATGCATCATTCCTTTATAACCCTCTCCTGTGGTTCTAGGCTTATTCGTATATATCCTTGGTATCATTAATATCTTATCTTTTACCTTATCTTGAACTAGTGATAATTTATTTACATATTCACAAACTGAGTCCTCGAAATCAGCGGAGCAAGGGCCTATTACAAGTATAAATTTGTTGCTTTTTCCCTCAAAAACCTCTCTTATTTCCTTATCTCTTTTAGATTTTATATCTACTAGTGATTTTTCTAAAGGTATAGCATTTATTATTTCTTCAGGACTTGGTATTTTATTTATATATTTAAAACTCATATTTGCAATTCCTCCATTTCTAAATAATTGTACTTAGAATATATAATAACATAATTTATGATAGTTTTCAGAAAATTTTGAAATTATAGTATGAATTTAATAGCTACGAAATCTATCTAGTATAAAAGTAGTTGAATAGATTGAAATTATTTGATAAATTATATATATTGTGATTTAAACTAAATTAAAGAGAGGAGAGCTATTATAGTGGTTAATACTGATATTTTATTAGAATACATGTTAAATTTTAGAGTTGAATGTCACCATAGACTTGATATGATGCCGGGTGATGTAACAGATCTTCCAATATTCATATATGAAGGAGCGCAAAAAGCTTCTAGGGAACAAACTATAGCTGAATTCAATCTTTCTGAAGAAGAGGGGAAGATACTAGATAAAGTTGGAGAGTTCTTTCTAACAACTATAAAAGAAAGAGATCATTATGGAGAAGCGGATGATCTTACTGTAGAGGCTATAAAATCAGGTACGTTTTTTTAAGATTCAAAGATAACTAGAAATTAAATGATTAATTAAGAGTACTATTGTTTTTAAGTACTCTTAATTAATCATCGTTGCTTTACATAATATTTTTATAGACGCCTTTATGTTAAAATTTATTCAGTGTATACTTTCGTTAAAATGAATACTTTACTTGATTTTTTTATATAGTATCTTAATAATCTATAAGTCAAAACTTAAAAGTCAAAAGCATGATGAAGTTGCCAAAATACATAATATAAGATATAATTTTTTATAGGAGGCCGATTTAAATGTATAAAAGATTAAAAAAGTTTAAAAATGTGGCTGTTTAATATTATTCTTAAATAATTTTTAGTGTTAAAATTTTATTTAGGAATGAGGTATTTGATTATGTTAGAAAATCCTTTTAAGCATTGGACTGAAATGCAATATCTGAAAGACAAGGTGAAAAATCCGCTTATTGAAGTTGGAGATTATTCTTATTATTCTGGTTACTATGCAGGTGGAGAGTTTGAAGATATCTGTGTTCGATATATTTGGGGCGATGAAAAATCTCAAAAGATGTATAATCCAATAGAAGACTATGGATGGGTTTTAGATAAGATAAAGATAGGAAAATACTGTTGTTTTGCTAGTGGAGTTGTATTTATGATGGGTGGAAATCATAACCATAATCCGAATTGGATTACAGTATATCCTTTTAAAGAAAAATTTCTTGAATCCTATAAACCAAAGGGTGACACAATTATAGGAAATGACGTATGGATTGGATCTGAAGCTATGATTATGCCAGGAATAAAAGTTGGTGATGGTGCAATTATTGCCTCGAGATCAGTCGTTACAAAAGATGTTGAATCATATACAATTGTAGGTGGTAATCCTGCTAGATTTATCAAAAAAAGATTTGAAGAATCTGATATTGAGCTTCTGTTAGAAATGAAATGGTGGGAATGGCCAGAAGAAGATATTAAAAGTGCAATTGACTTATTGTCAAGTTCTGATATCGATGGATTATATCAATTTTATAAAAATAACATTAAGTAATATTCAACAGATTAAGGTAATAAAAAAGAGTCCTAATTAGGGCTCTTTTTTATTTGAATAAATTTCTGTTTTTTATTCGCTTAACTTAACAGTTAAAGTATCATACCTAGTTTTATAAATATTTATCCTAATTAGCCACTAAGGTTGAATTATATATATTATTAGAAATTAGAGATAGGGAAGTAGAACTAGATATCATAATTTTCACATGTAAACTAATACGAACTGTAGGTATAAACGCAGAAGGAAAGATAATAGGTGGGACTACTAAATTCTTTTTAATATCAATAGAGGGAAAACTCACTGTAAGAAAGTCTATGGTCTTACTATAGAAACTGTAAAATCAGGTAAGTTAGAGAGGTTTTAAAAATTAATTAAGAATACTGTAAAATCCTATTATTATTTCACGAAAGTGCTCTTAATTAATTTCATATTTACATAATGTTTTTATGGTTAATTAATTTTCTGATAAAGGATTGCTTTTTAACAGCTTTTCTGAGAACTTCATCATCTACGTGAGTATATATTTGTGTAGTAGATACATTTTCATGTCCTAATATTTGCTGCAAAGCTCTTATATCTACATTTCCATGCTTATACATTAAAGTAGCAGCAGTATGTCTTAACTTATGGGGTGAAAACTTACTTTTATCAAGTCCTATTTTCTCTATATATTTTTTAACTGCATACTGTACTGTTTGTGTACTGATTCTATTTTTTCTTTTGCTAATAAACAATGCTTTTTCATCTCTTAAGTTTTCATTTGGTCTAACTTGAATGTATTTATTAAGAGCATTTATGCAAGCATCATTCAAGTATACAGTTCTTTCCTTATTACCTTTACCTATTACAGTTAAAGTGTCACCTCTAATTTTATCTATATCTATGCTAACTAATTCAGAAAGACGAAGCCCACAGTTCAAGAATAGAGTCATAATAGCATAATCTCTTTCTTTAAACTCTCCATCTATAGAGTCTAAAAAATCCTTTGCTTCATCTAATCTTAGATATATTGGATGTCTATAGTCTATTTTTGGTGATTCTAAATTTTGAGCTGGATTTTCATCTATTAATTTTACTGTACCATTTAAATATTTAAAAAAAGATTTTAAGCTTGCAACTTTTCTAGCCTTAGCATGGTTTCCGTTATCCATCTCTCTATCTACAAAAGATATAAAGGCATGAAGGTCTTGGATATTAACTTTTTTCAAAATGTCTATATCTATATCTGTAATATCAATTTCTTGAAAGGGAATATCCCTTTTTACTAACCTATATCTAATCTTTAAGAATCTTAAAAATGTTCTTAGATCATAGTGATATTCTTTTACAGTATTTTCAGACTTGCCTCTAATAGTATCTATATAGTTTAAGAAATCTTCAAGTACAAGGGGTAGTTCATACATATCTATCATTTACAATCATCCTTTCTATACTATTACTCTATTTTTATGCTCTAATTAAACAAAATATACATTTTGTTTAATTAGATTTCTATATTTATGTCCTAATTTCCTCTTTTTTAAGCCAAAATTATTTTCTGTTTAATCTCTTCAAAAAAATAAGCTCTAGTTTTAACTATATATGGCTTGTTTTTATTAATACATATAAATACATGATTCGCATATTAAAACTTAAATACAGTACATTTATAGCGATTTGAATCGACATTCCATTATGTATCTACAATGTCTAAATGAAATCATTATCTAATTATGTATATTTAACATGCAATTAGACTCGATCTGATATTTTCAGTACCAATACTCCTTTATTTTCCCAAGCGAAAAAATGTTTCTCATTTACATTTATTTCTTATATCACTTTAGAGAATACTGTCGTTTTTTAATTAAACTCTTCCCCTCTATTCCCTATCCTTTTTTCAGGTTTTATTGCCTGTAATTTTATTATGTTAACTTACATTCATAATGCTGCTATCTCAAATCATTTTATGATTTAAGTTACATGTTTTTTAAAGTCTAATAACTATAATATACTTTTACATATTCATATATAGCCTTATCCCACTTTATTGTGAATACGATGTTTTTCTGAAATCACTTTTTATCATTTTGTAATAATTATTATATCTTTGTTTCTTTTTTGTAACAATTCTATTGAATTTTTTTTAACCTTCTGTTATAATTATAAACAATAACTTTTTACAAATATTAATACCTTAGGAGGTAAACAATTTGATTAATGTTAATTTTAAAAATACTAAAGACAATAAAGTAAAATCATATAAAAAAGTATTAGGGCTTTCGATGGCTTGTATATCTATAGTGGCTTGCTCTGTAATTAGTGGTACATCGTCATATGCTACTACTAATGAACCTATGGAACAACAAGAAATAGTACAACCTGTTCAAGAGGAAGAAACTCCACTTGGATTTAAAGTTCAAGAAGAAGCTCTTAAGTATATAAATGTTCCTTATGTAAATGGAGGAATCAGTCCAAATGGATTTGATTGTTCAGGATTTACTAAGTATGTATTAAACAACGTAGGAGTTGATATTCCTAGAATTGCTAAGGATCAGGCTATTATGGACAAGCTTGCTTCTCATAAAGACAAGGTAGTTGTAGTTAATAAAGAAGATATTCAAGCCGGTGATCTAGTATTTTTCGAAAATACACCGGGACTAGTAGGACATGTTGGTATTGCTTTAGATGATAATAAGTACATACATGCTAGTTATTCTAAAAAGAAAATCGTAATTACTAGTAGAAGTGACTATTACTTCTCTAACAATTTTGTTAAAGCTGTAAGAGTTAATTAATTTTATAATGAATACAATATAAAAAGTAAAAGTTAAGTATTTGTAATACATACTTAACTTTTACTTTTTAATATAATTTATCATAATTATATTATGTTAACTATGATAAATCAATCCATAGTAAAATT
This window harbors:
- a CDS encoding tyrosine recombinase XerC, which translates into the protein MIDMYELPLVLEDFLNYIDTIRGKSENTVKEYHYDLRTFLRFLKIRYRLVKRDIPFQEIDITDIDIDILKKVNIQDLHAFISFVDREMDNGNHAKARKVASLKSFFKYLNGTVKLIDENPAQNLESPKIDYRHPIYLRLDEAKDFLDSIDGEFKERDYAIMTLFLNCGLRLSELVSIDIDKIRGDTLTVIGKGNKERTVYLNDACINALNKYIQVRPNENLRDEKALFISKRKNRISTQTVQYAVKKYIEKIGLDKSKFSPHKLRHTAATLMYKHGNVDIRALQQILGHENVSTTQIYTHVDDEVLRKAVKKQSFIRKLINHKNIM
- the lexA gene encoding transcriptional repressor LexA is translated as MCDDLSFKQIEILEFIKKETRTKGYPPSVREICTAVDLKSTSSVHGHLEKIEKRGYIRRDPTKPRAIEILDKNTDLTLYAKKEVVDVPIVGSVTAGEPILAIENIEDTFPLPANFLKGANNPFMLRVKGESMINAGIFDGDFILVHQQNTADNGDIVIALLNQEATVKRFFKEKDFVRLQPENDQMAPILTKEVTILGKVIGLFRKL
- a CDS encoding 3-deoxy-7-phosphoheptulonate synthase, whose protein sequence is MSFKYINKIPSPEEIINAIPLEKSLVDIKSKRDKEIREVFEGKSNKFILVIGPCSADFEDSVCEYVNKLSLVQDKVKDKILMIPRIYTNKPRTTGEGYKGMMHQPDPNEKPNVTEGIKSIRKIHIRAIKESGLTSADEMLYPENYPYVADLLSYVAIGARSVENQQHRLTVSGMDIPAGMKNPTSGDISVMFNSIKAAQISHNFIYNGYEVETSGNLLAHAILRGAVNQHGDCIPNYHYENLALVAEEYEKRGYINPAIIIDTNHSNSMKKFDEQTRIASEVIHSKLHSPALNKLVKGLMIESYLVDGRQDSPDVYGKSITDPCLGWEKTEKLIYDIAEKL
- a CDS encoding aminotransferase class I/II-fold pyridoxal phosphate-dependent enzyme, coding for MNKDTINILCKQFEIEKEVINYINDKEQLIKKDFFSDIDDVKEYNQYKVIIAMQKAKLNSSHFGWTTGYGYDDIGRDKVEEVYSYVFDTEDALVRPTIVSGTHAITLTLSGILKPNDELIYITGSPYDTLKKVIGIEGDMSGTLIDYGIKYKEVPLTKNNEMDIDAIINSISEDTKMIAIQRSTGYSDRNAFTIDQIKKSIDAVKRYNEDIIVFIDNCYGEFIEKLEPSNIGADIMAGSLIKNPGGGLALTGGYVVGRKDLIELVANRSTAPGIGKECGLTFGMTRTVLQGLFLAPHVVSESLKGSLLTAAVYKGLGFRVVPDLYDKRSDIIQGIEFESSEKMIKFCQGIQSASPVDSYFAPIPSEMPGYKDEVIMAAGAFVQGSSIELSADGPVRDPFFAYYQGGLTYEHCKLGVMKSLNNLYTSGLVNII
- a CDS encoding C40 family peptidase; the protein is MINVNFKNTKDNKVKSYKKVLGLSMACISIVACSVISGTSSYATTNEPMEQQEIVQPVQEEETPLGFKVQEEALKYINVPYVNGGISPNGFDCSGFTKYVLNNVGVDIPRIAKDQAIMDKLASHKDKVVVVNKEDIQAGDLVFFENTPGLVGHVGIALDDNKYIHASYSKKKIVITSRSDYYFSNNFVKAVRVN
- the miaA gene encoding tRNA (adenosine(37)-N6)-dimethylallyltransferase MiaA, whose amino-acid sequence is MENKKPLFILVGPTAIGKTSLSIELAKRLNGEIISADSMQIYKYMDIGTAKIKDEEKEGIDHYLIDEVCPDEEFSVSDFQDRACNYIEIISQKNKLPMVVGGTGLYINSLIYDLDFSNAVSNWSLREEYTNKASVYGNKYIFDELKKVDPESAQRLHINDTKRIIRALEIYHETGKPMSEFYKDFRQPSNKFKIVMVGLNMDRDELYNRINKRVDIMISDGLINEVKVLLDKGYSEKLTSMKGIGYKEIIKYLNGEYSLEEAIDTLKRESRRYAKRQLTWFRREKDMYWINIDEFKTKDEILNNIINYIKESLNISRI
- a CDS encoding AAA family ATPase produces the protein MDNEVLNLYRAGKVSLNEVLESMSSNNKYYDKNESKVKTMEKSKIDIEKEKLKSITLEFDSLIGLTNVKSLVKEIQAFIEIQRKRENEQLIAEPVVLHMIFRGNPGTGKTTVARIIGKMFKEMGLLKNGHLVEIERANLVGEYIGHTAGKVKKEIKRALGGILFIDEAYSLARGGEKDFGKEAIDALVKAMEDHKDELILILAGYGDEMDLFLDSNPGLRSRFPINLDFKDYSISELIEIAKKISCEKEYKLTDEAINKLKRVLAQKPDSRTNGNARLVRNIIERSFRKQAVRLQNKKNLNREDLMLIIDDDIQGDDVY
- the hfq gene encoding RNA chaperone Hfq, with translation MKNIVNLQTTFLNKVRKENIIITIYLSNGYQLKGRVQGFDNYTIVLDIDGKQQVIYKHAILTMSPARNVDFQ
- a CDS encoding GTPase domain-containing protein gives rise to the protein MKNAIIIGKTNVGKSLFLVNFAEYLGYEKVYITIEYPDGKKLNKQMSTELAKKYLSSSKDYKTRALQSLDIKLPVYKGKKEIKVVDSSGLADGIHPDISVRNSMIQTLEMLFSSDIIIHIVDVTDYLDSNNLWNNNIIDRQLADYGIPKYKYLLLANKIDLDENEDGLNNLSKFFPKVKIIPVSALYKKGFKEVKDFVFKYI
- a CDS encoding CatB-related O-acetyltransferase; the encoded protein is MLENPFKHWTEMQYLKDKVKNPLIEVGDYSYYSGYYAGGEFEDICVRYIWGDEKSQKMYNPIEDYGWVLDKIKIGKYCCFASGVVFMMGGNHNHNPNWITVYPFKEKFLESYKPKGDTIIGNDVWIGSEAMIMPGIKVGDGAIIASRSVVTKDVESYTIVGGNPARFIKKRFEESDIELLLEMKWWEWPEEDIKSAIDLLSSSDIDGLYQFYKNNIK